The uncultured Roseibium sp. genome contains a region encoding:
- the nuoL gene encoding NADH-quinone oxidoreductase subunit L, which produces MYSAIVFLPLIGFLIAGLFGKAIGDKASEYITSGLVILSALMSWYAFFTVGYGETALYQIQIMRWITAGALDVSWSIRVDTLTVVMLVVVNSVSALVHVYSIGYMHHDPHRPRFFAYLSLFTFAMLSLVTSDNLLQMFFGWEGVGLASYLLIGFWYQKPSANAAAMKAFVVNRVGDFGFALGIFGVFYLFNSIDLSTVFANAPALAGEHAEVMTFLGYHLDPHGALTIVCLLLFMGAMGKSAQFLLHTWLPDAMEGPTPVSALIHAATMVTAGVFMVARLSPLFELSHTALTVVTFFGATTAFFAATVGLVQNDIKRVIAYSTCSQLGYMFVALGVGAYGVGIFHLFTHAFFKALLFLCAGSVIHSVSDEQDMRKMGGLRKHIPFTYWTMMIGTLALTGVGLPLTSIGFAGFISKDAIIEAAYAGHNSFALYGFWLTVAAAALTSFYSWRLTFMTFHGKPRAPVDVMSHVHESPWVMLVPLLLLSVGAALAGMVFKGVFIGHAFEEFWKGAIFLGPDNHIMHAMHDVPTWVKVSPFVMMVGGFLVAYQFYIRSPESPKRLAERHAGLYQFLLNKWYFDELYDFLFVKPAMWVGRKLWKKGDGTIIDGFGPNGVAARVQNVTTWVVKLQTGYLYHYAFAMLIGVAALITWSMFTGVGTGGGAH; this is translated from the coding sequence ATGTACTCTGCAATTGTCTTCCTGCCCCTGATCGGGTTCCTGATCGCCGGCCTGTTCGGCAAGGCGATCGGTGACAAGGCGAGCGAATACATCACCAGCGGCCTGGTGATCCTCTCGGCCCTCATGTCCTGGTATGCCTTCTTCACGGTCGGCTATGGCGAAACCGCTCTTTACCAGATCCAGATCATGCGGTGGATCACCGCGGGTGCGCTGGATGTGAGCTGGTCTATCCGGGTCGATACGCTGACCGTGGTGATGCTGGTGGTGGTGAACTCGGTGTCCGCGCTGGTGCATGTTTATTCCATCGGCTACATGCACCACGATCCGCACCGCCCGCGGTTCTTCGCCTACCTGTCGCTGTTCACCTTCGCCATGCTGTCGCTGGTCACCTCCGACAACCTGCTGCAGATGTTCTTCGGCTGGGAAGGCGTGGGTCTTGCCTCCTATCTTCTGATCGGGTTCTGGTACCAGAAACCGTCGGCCAACGCGGCCGCGATGAAGGCGTTTGTCGTCAACCGTGTCGGTGACTTCGGTTTCGCGCTCGGTATCTTCGGTGTCTTCTACCTGTTCAACAGCATCGACTTGTCGACTGTCTTCGCCAATGCGCCGGCGCTTGCGGGAGAACACGCCGAGGTCATGACGTTCCTCGGCTATCATCTCGATCCGCACGGCGCGCTGACGATCGTCTGCCTGCTGCTTTTCATGGGCGCTATGGGCAAGTCGGCCCAGTTCCTGCTGCACACCTGGCTGCCGGATGCGATGGAAGGCCCGACACCGGTTTCCGCGCTTATTCACGCCGCAACCATGGTGACCGCGGGCGTGTTCATGGTGGCGCGCCTGTCGCCGCTGTTTGAACTGTCGCACACAGCGCTGACCGTCGTGACCTTCTTCGGCGCCACCACCGCCTTCTTCGCGGCAACGGTCGGGCTCGTCCAGAACGATATCAAACGGGTGATCGCCTATTCGACCTGTTCCCAGCTCGGCTACATGTTCGTGGCTCTCGGCGTCGGGGCTTACGGTGTCGGCATTTTCCACCTGTTCACCCACGCCTTCTTCAAGGCGCTCCTGTTCCTGTGCGCCGGTTCGGTGATCCATTCCGTTTCCGACGAGCAGGACATGCGCAAGATGGGTGGCTTGAGGAAGCACATTCCGTTCACCTACTGGACGATGATGATCGGCACGCTCGCCCTGACCGGGGTCGGCCTGCCGCTCACCTCGATCGGTTTTGCCGGCTTCATCTCCAAGGACGCGATCATCGAAGCCGCTTACGCCGGTCACAATTCCTTCGCGCTCTACGGTTTCTGGCTGACGGTCGCAGCCGCTGCGCTGACCTCGTTCTACTCCTGGCGCCTGACCTTCATGACCTTCCACGGCAAGCCGCGCGCGCCGGTCGACGTCATGAGCCATGTCCATGAATCGCCATGGGTGATGCTGGTGCCGCTGCTGCTGCTGTCGGTTGGGGCCGCGCTCGCCGGTATGGTGTTCAAGGGCGTGTTCATCGGCCATGCGTTTGAGGAGTTCTGGAAAGGGGCCATCTTCCTCGGTCCGGACAACCACATCATGCATGCCATGCACGACGTTCCGACCTGGGTGAAAGTCTCGCCCTTCGTCATGATGGTCGGCGGGTTCCTGGTGGCCTACCAGTTCTACATCCGTTCGCCGGAGTCGCCGAAGAGGTTGGCGGAACGGCATGCCGGCCTTTACCAGTTCCTGCTCAACAAGTGGTACTTCGACGAACTCTATGACTTCCTGTTCGTGAAGCCTGCCATGTGGGTCGGCCGCAAGCTCTGGAAGAAGGGTGACGGGACGATCATTGACGGCTTCGGTCCCAATGGCGTTGCCGCCCGCGTCCAGAACGTGACCACCTGGGTGGTCAAGCTGCAGACCGGATATCTCTACCACTATGCCTTTGCGATGCTGATCGGGGTGGCTGCCCTGATCACCTGGTCGATGTTCACCGGTGTGGGCACCGGTGGGGGAGCTCACTGA
- a CDS encoding NADH-quinone oxidoreductase subunit M — protein MNDWPILTTTTFLPLAGVLAILLVPGDDEGGKKNIRGVALVTTLFTFALSLFIWGSFDYQNPGFQMVETSDWLGGKINYKVGVDGISILFVILTTFLMPFCILASWESVQKRVKEYMIAFLVLETLMIGVFCSLDLVVFYIFFEAGLIPMFLIIGVWGGARRVYASYKFFLYTLLGSVLMLIAIMAMYWQAGTTDIVELLNHPFPVEMQGWLWFAFFASFAVKMPMWPVHTWLPDAHVEAPTAGSVILAGILLKLGGYGFLRFSLPMFPVASDMFAPFIYTLSVVAIIYTSLVALAQEDIKKLIAYSSVAHMGYVTMGIFTMTPQGVQGGIFQMLSHGIVASALFLCVGVIYDRMHTREIAAYGGLVNRMPKYAVALLIFTMANVGLPGTSGFVGEILTLMGAFQVNTWVAFFATTGVILSATYALYLYRRVVFGALEKESLKSILDLSLREKAILVPMIVLTIFFGFYPMAILDVTQGAVDNLINSYHAALEAAGQVQQAAAAVH, from the coding sequence ATGAACGATTGGCCAATTCTTACGACCACGACGTTTCTGCCACTGGCAGGTGTCCTGGCGATTCTCCTGGTGCCGGGAGACGATGAGGGCGGCAAGAAGAACATCCGTGGCGTGGCGCTTGTCACGACGCTGTTCACCTTCGCCCTGTCGTTGTTTATCTGGGGTAGCTTCGACTACCAGAACCCGGGTTTCCAGATGGTGGAAACCAGCGACTGGCTCGGCGGCAAGATCAACTACAAGGTGGGCGTCGACGGGATTTCCATCCTGTTCGTGATCCTGACCACGTTCCTGATGCCGTTCTGCATTCTCGCCTCCTGGGAGAGCGTGCAGAAGCGGGTGAAGGAATACATGATCGCCTTCCTCGTGCTGGAAACCCTGATGATCGGCGTGTTCTGCTCGCTCGATCTGGTGGTGTTCTACATCTTCTTCGAAGCCGGCCTCATCCCGATGTTCCTGATCATCGGGGTCTGGGGTGGCGCACGGCGCGTCTATGCGTCCTACAAGTTCTTCCTCTACACGCTGCTCGGCTCGGTTCTCATGCTGATCGCCATCATGGCGATGTACTGGCAGGCCGGAACCACGGATATCGTCGAGCTCTTGAACCATCCATTCCCGGTGGAAATGCAGGGCTGGCTGTGGTTCGCCTTCTTCGCCAGCTTCGCGGTGAAGATGCCGATGTGGCCGGTGCATACCTGGTTGCCGGATGCGCACGTTGAAGCGCCGACTGCAGGCTCGGTCATTCTGGCCGGTATTCTCCTGAAACTCGGCGGGTACGGCTTCCTGCGGTTCTCGCTGCCGATGTTCCCGGTCGCGTCCGACATGTTCGCGCCGTTCATCTACACCCTGTCCGTGGTTGCGATCATCTACACGTCGCTGGTGGCACTTGCCCAGGAAGACATCAAAAAGCTGATCGCCTATTCGTCTGTGGCGCACATGGGATATGTCACCATGGGCATCTTCACCATGACGCCCCAGGGTGTGCAGGGCGGCATCTTCCAGATGCTGTCCCACGGCATCGTTGCTTCCGCACTCTTCCTGTGTGTAGGCGTGATCTACGACCGGATGCACACCCGCGAGATTGCCGCCTACGGCGGGCTGGTCAACCGGATGCCGAAGTACGCCGTGGCGCTCCTGATCTTCACCATGGCCAATGTCGGCCTGCCGGGAACCTCCGGGTTCGTGGGCGAGATTCTGACCCTGATGGGCGCATTCCAGGTGAACACATGGGTCGCGTTCTTCGCGACCACCGGCGTGATCCTGTCTGCTACCTATGCGCTTTATCTCTACCGCCGAGTCGTCTTTGGCGCGCTGGAGAAGGAAAGCCTGAAATCGATCCTCGACCTGTCCCTGCGGGAAAAGGCCATTCTGGTGCCGATGATCGTGCTGACGATTTTCTTCGGGTTCTATCCGATGGCGATCCTCGATGTGACCCAGGGCGCAGTCGACAACCTGATCAACTCCTATCACGCAGCGCTCGAGGCGGCTGGCCAGGTCCAGCAAGCCGCAGCGGCCGTGCATTAA